One window of the Candidozyma auris chromosome 6, complete sequence genome contains the following:
- a CDS encoding DUF3112 domain-containing protein, whose translation MVVQSTTNYDYTGATAGLMDLLRYLNNYPALGTGIERLANQGHNLLGSELPIEFLKYQVGYQINLIGSYPTDTDVVPSAIFVAAFAVLLFVHLGIFIINCSRHHFFWVSIGWVFYCILRCIGFGLRIPFGKDVTRVPTGIASEVLLILPSIVLVSLNLILAQRIFTWRHPVGGSRKLFWGFMITLYIFVLAIIGMTIACAAIPYIYFLSEGVYSSYKKVVQASAVLILAYSLTAISLIGLAYFFKPTRKDENLYTYQPWWIESFSPFYFVKKGAVYEAEETFMKRNHNHRHAIRVIAATHHHYNMVEGLTNQRGDLSHNWSLGLIAITTLFIFVGSLCRLIVCFQDRYTREQSRLCDPVAMYILWGLLEVIINVLYIVGRVDLRFYRPDILPAKVRAIITAQQSIEQSDASSEFDQYSSEEEISDTESSEGFDLTPNVQKEGFVKNAKELESDDDEEFRF comes from the coding sequence ATGGTCGTTCAGTCAACCACAAACTACGATTACACAGGGGCGACCGCTGGGTTGATGGACCTTTTACGGTACCTCAATAATTATCCAGCGCTCGGCACTGGTATCGAGAGATTGGCTAATCAAGGTCACAATTTACTCGGAAGTGAGCTTCCGATCGAATTTCTAAAATACCAGGTTGGCTACCAGATCAACTTGATAGGTAGCTATCCAACAGATACGGACGTCGTGCCAAGTGCAATCTTCGTTGCTGCTTTTGCTGTACTATTATTCGTTCATTTGGGAATCTTCATCATAAACTGCTCAAGACACCACTTCTTTTGGGTTTCAATTGGATGGGTGTTCTACTGTATACTTCGGTGTATTGGCTTTGGTCTCAGAATCCCTTTCGGAAAAGATGTTACTCGAGTTCCTACTGGTATCGCCAGTGAAGTCCTCTTGATCCTTCCTTCCATTGTGTTGGTTTCTCTAAACTTGATTTTAGCCCAACGTATTTTCACCTGGCGACACCCTGTGGGTGGTTCCAGGAAATTGTTCTGGGGCTTTATGATCACATTGTATATCTTTGTTTTAGCTATCATTGGAATGACGATTGCTTGTGCAGCCATTCCATACATTTATTTCCTTTCGGAGGGTGTTTATCTGTCGTACAAAAAGGTGGTGCAGGCATCAGCAGTTTTGATTCTTGCGTATTCTTTGACTGCTATTTCCTTGATTGGTCTTgcatacttcttcaagcctACGAGAAAGGATGAAAACTTATACACTTACCAGCCATGGTGGATTGAGTCGTTTAGTCCATTCTACTTTGTGAAAAAAGGAGCAGTCTAcgaagctgaagaaaccTTCATGAAGAGAAATCATAATCATAGACATGCCATTCGTGTTATTGCGGCCACACATCATCACTACAACATGGTGGAGGGTCTCACAAACCAGCGTGGTGATTTGTCTCATAACTGGTCTTTGGGATTGATTGCAATCACCActcttttcatcttcgtgGGCTCTTTGTGTCGACTCATTGTTTGCTTTCAAGATCGCTATACACGCGAGCAAAGTCGGCTCTGCGATCCAGTCGCTATGTACATTTTATGGGGTTTGTTAgaagtcatcatcaatgtgCTTTACATTGTCGGAAGAGTCGACTTGCGCTTCTACAGACCTGATATCTTGCCAGCCAAGGTCAGGGCCATCATCACAGCCCAACAGTCGATCGAGCAGAGTGATGCTAGCAGTGAGTTTGATCAGTACTCTtcggaagaagagatttcTGATACCGAATCGAGCGAAGGTTTTGATTTGACGCCTAACGTCCAAAAGGAAGGCTTCGtgaagaatgcaaaagagctcgagtccgatgatgatgaggagttcCGTTTTTAG